CGTGCCGGGTGGGAGAACCGTTATGAAAGCCAGTCACGTCCGAAAGCTGATAAAACCGATTGAGAGCGCCTACTCGGAAATGTTCTCCGGGCGGGTCTATCGCGTTGGCAAGGGCGCGGTCTCCGTTCGCAACCACAGCGGTGCGGCTGAACAGACCGTTATCGGCGTGCACGGTTTTCTGGAAAACCACTGTTACTTCACCCAGGCCTACGAAGCTCCCACCACCGAACTGATTTTGCTGACCTGCAGCAACTACCACATCCCGGTGAATGGGGTGACTCCGGAAACACCGGAGTGGGAAGTGCCCATCAAGCAGCTCGAGGGCACCATCGAGTACGACGCCTGCATTCTCAACCAGGCGCTCTCCAATCTGCCCACCACCGAGAACATCCGGCTCCACGGCCATTCCCGGGGTGGCGCGGTGATTCTGGAGGCCATCAAGCAGTGGCCCGAGCTCTATGAGGATGTTGAGGTGGTGCTGGAAGCCCCGGTACTGCCCAATGGCCGGCTGTCTGCGCTGGTAACCACCATCCTGGAACCGGTGAGCCATGGCATGTGGCCCTGGGTAATCCGTCTGATCAACAGCGCGCCCTCATCTGCCTATGGCCAGACCTTCTTCGGCAAGATGAACCCGCGCAAGAAGCAACTCCTGAGCAAGCTGTTCTCGGCCACCAAGGACCACCTGACCATCGTTCGCAACATCGAGAACATCATGGACTGGATGGTGCGCACCGACACCAGCATCTACAAACACGTTCGCCACGGCACCTTCCTGATTCCGGCGGTGGACCGGATCCTGGACCGCTCGGCCATGCTCGCCAGTGCCCGCCAGAGCCCCACCACCATGAGAATCGTGGAAACCGAGGCGCCGAGCCACTTCATCACCCTAGACAGCAAGGAATGGGTGCCCGGCTTCGAGACCCTGCCCGCTGCCGCCCAGGCCTGATTCGGCCGGGTGTTAACGGCTGCAAGGTTACGCCGGCTTCGCTAAACTGCGTGCTTTTCAGTTTTGTGGAGTCACCCCATGTACCGTGAGCGCCTGGTCGCCACCGATACCCGTTCCAACAGCGCGCGCCGGCTGCAGCGGTTGCTGATCGACTACCACGATTTCCGGCAACACAAGGCCGCGCACCCCCTGCTCGACCAGACCTTCGAGGTAGCCGACTGGCAGGCTCAACGGCTCAAGGCCACACACCACGACCTATACCAGCACCCGGGCTACCATCAGGGTCTGGAGTTCCTGCTCACCGACCTGTACGCGCCGGCGGGTATGACCCGACGGGACGACAACGTCGACCGGATATTCCCCAAAATGGTGAAGTGGCTGCCGGACAACCTGCTGGACACCTTCGCCGGACTGGTAGAACTGAATCTGCTGACCCAGCAGCTCGACCTGGAACTCGCCGAGATCCTGGAGCGGCAGAATGTACCCGCTGCAGCACTGACCCCCGCCCGCTACGGCGCCGCCTACCGGGAAACCCGTCAGCCCGACCAGCGGGAGAGGCAGATTCGACTGGTAGCCGAGGTCGGTCAGCAACTGGATCGTTACGTCCGTAACCGTACCCTGGGCTGGCTGCTATCCATCAGCCGCGGCCCCGCAGAGATGGCCGACCTCACCGACCTGCACAGCTTCCTGCACCGGGGTTACTCGGCATTCCGCAAGATGGAAGACGTGCACCTGCTGATCGACCGCCTGGTGAGCCGGGAACAGCAGGTGATGCGCAATCTGATGGCCGGTCACCCGGAGCCCTTCCGGCTTCCAGACGACCTGTGACGCTGGCGGGGGCTCAGGCCTTGATGATCTGATCCAGCTGGGAATGAATTTCCTGCTCGATGCGGGATTTGAAAGGCCGGAGCATCATGCCCAGCTCGAGATGAATGTGCAGCTCTGACGGGCTGATGTGAAGGTGGCCTTTGACGCCACTGCGCTTGAACTTCAACTGGTCGCCTTCCCACTGGTAATGCACGTCGAACTGACGGGACAGATCCTGCGCCAGGGACTCGGCCGCCTGACGGGCGTGCTCCTTGTCCAGACTGTGGGGACGGTGTACATCAATAACTGACATGAATCGGTTTTCTCTCGAATTTGTTCGGCTTTACAGTGTAGGGCGCGATTTAACTCGCCGCCACCCTTGTAGCAACCCCGTCAGCGGTTAGAATACGGGGTTCAGATTCTGACAGGACAGCCTCATGAGCGAGCAGCAAACGCCAGCCAACCCGGCCACCAACGGTAACGGCCAGGACGACGTGACCCACTTCGGTTTTCGCAACGTGCCCAAGAGCCAGAAAGCGAGCCAGGTGGCGGAAGTGTTCCACAGCGTGGCCGGCAAGTACGACCTCATGAACGACCTGATGTCCATGGGCATCCACCGGCTGTGGAAGCGCTTCACCATCGAGCTTTCCGGCGTCCGGCCCGGCCATCAGGTGCTGGACATCGCCGGCGGCACCGGCGACCTTACCATGAAGTTCTCGGACCTTGTGGGGCCGTCCGGCAGGGTGGTGCTGGCGGACATCAACGCCTCCATGCTGCAGGTCGGCCGAAGCCGGCTGACCGACCGCGGTTATGCCGGCAACATTGAGTATGTGCAGGCGGATGCCGAAAACCTGCCGTTTCCGGACAACAACTTCAACGCGGTGTCCATTGCCTTCGGTCTGCGCAACGTGACGGACAAGGACCAGGCTCTGCGGGACATGACCCGGGTCCTCAAGCCCGGCGGCAAGCTGATGGTGCTCGAGTTTTCCAAACCCACCAATCCGCTGCTGAGCAAGGCCTACGACACCTACTCGTTCTCGGCCCTGCCGCTGATGGGCCAGCTGATTGCCGGCGACAGCGAAAGCTACAAGTACCTGGCCGAGTCCATCCGCATGCACCCGGACCAGGACACCCTGAAAGGCATGATGGAAAACGCCGGTCTGGTGAACTGCAAGTACTACAACATGACCGGTGGCATCGTGGCACTGCACGTGGGAATCAAGCCCTGATGTTTCCCGGCCCGACCCTGCTGTCTGCCGTATCCGCCGTACTGGAAAGTGCCCTGAACCGGGCGCTTGAGCTGGACCCGGTCGGGCAAAAAGCGCTGATGGCGGCACTGGCGAGCCCGGTGCAGTTTACCGTGACCGCTCCGATTGCTCTCACCTATACCCTGGACCGAGCCGGTGACCGGGTTCGGGTGGGCAGCCAGCCGGTAGATTCGCCGGCCCTCGAAATCACCGGCAGGCCCATTGCCTTTGCCGCCCTGGCCACCGGCGATGATCGGGTGTTCGCCGATGGCCGGCTCGACGTCAGCGGCGATATGGCTCTGGCCCACCAGCTGCAACGCGCCCTGAACCAGCTGAATCCGGACTGGGAAGCCGCCCTGGCCCGTCACATCGGCGATGTGCCCGCCCACTTCCTGGGCCAGCGGGTTCGCGGCGCCCTGCGCTGGAGCCGGCAGGCGTTCCAGTCCCTCAACGCCAACATCGAGGAGTACGTGCACGAAGAGAGCCGTGCCCTGCCCGGTCGGCGGGAACTGGAAGCCACCTTCGAGGACATCGATGAGCTCAGCCTGCGCACGGACCGCCTGCAGTCCCGCCTGGACCTGATCGCCCGGGGCGACCAGAACGACCAACCGGAGACGCCGTGACCCGCCTGCGCCGCCTGTTCCGAATTGCCTGGGTATTCTGCCGTTACCGGCTGGACACGTTCCTGCCGATCGCTGAACTGCCTGCCCCTCTGAAACTGTTCTTCCTGCTGGCGCCTTGGCACCTGTTCCCGCAACCAAAACTCGACCACGGTGATCGCCTGCGCCTGGCCCTGGAGGAACTGGGGCCGGTGTTCGTAAAGTTCGGGCAGATCCTGTCCACACGGCGGGATCTGTTACCCGACGACATGGCACAGTCCCTGAAGAACCTGCAGGATCGTGTTCCCCCGTTCCCCAGCGCTCAGGCCAGAGGCATCATCGAGGAATCCCTGGGCGCCCCTGTTTCGGAACTCTTCGCCGAGTTCAGCCCGGATCCGCTGGCGTCCGCCTCCGTGGCCCAGGTGCACGCCGCGACTCTGCCCAACGGCCAGAAAGTGGTGGTGAAGGTGCTTCGCCCTGGCATTGAGCGGGTCATCCGCCAGGATCTGGCGCTGATGTATCTGATGGCCGGCCTGCTGGAGAAATACTGGTCCGAAGGCAAACGCCTGCACCCGGTGGAGGTGGTCGCCGACTACGACGCCACCATCCACGACGAGCTCGACCTGCAGCGCGAAGCCGCGAACGCCAGCCAGCTGCGCCGGAATTTCGAGAACTCCTCGCTGATCTACATTCCGTTCATCGACTGGGACTACACCCGCAAGTCGGTACTGGTCATGGAGCGCATCCACGGCATTCCCATCGCCGACACCGACGCTCTGAAAAGCGCCGGTGTGGATATGAAAGTGCTGGCGGAAAAGGGCGTGGAGATCTTCTTCACCCAGGTGTTCCGTGACAGCTTCTTCCACGCCGACATGCACCCGGGCAACATCTTCGTGGACACGTCCAACCCGGCGGATCCCCGGTACATTGCCATCGACTTCGGCATCGTGGGTACACTGGCGCCAGACGACCAGAGCTACCTTGCCCGGAACCTGCTCGCGTTTTTCCGACGCGACTACCGCCAGGTGGCCCAGTTGCACATCCAGTCCGGCTGGGTGCCGCCAGACACCCCGGTGAACCAGTTCGAGGCGGCCATTCGCACCGTATGCGAGCCGATATTCGAGAAGCCGCTGAAGGACATTTCGTTCGGCCACTTCCTGCTGCGCCTGTTCCAGACCGCGCGGCGCTTCAATATGGAAGTTCAGCCTCAGCTGGTGCTGCTGCAGAAAACGCTGCTCAACGTGGAGGGCCTGGGGCGCCAGCTGTACCCGGACCTGGACCTCTGGAGCACCGCGCAGCCCTATCTGGAAACCTGGATGCGCAAGCGCATTGGCCCATCCGGCCTGCTCAAGTCCCTGCAGTCGCACCTGCCCTCCTGGCTCGAGCAGTCGCCCGAAATGCCACAGTTGGTGCACGACGCCCTGTTGCAGCTGCGCCAGGCCGGCCCCACGGAGCCCCAGAATCGCGCTACACTGGAGCTGCTTCGGGAACAACAGGTGCGCACCGAGCGCCGCTGGCGCCGGGGCACCGTGGCCGCTCTGCTCATTGCAGCAGGGCTCGCCGGTACGCACCCGGACAGCCAGCAATGGCTGCAGACGGTGCCCACCTGGAGCTGGGCGCTGTTTGCCGTGGCCTGTGGGCTGGTCCTTCGGGGCGGCCGATAACCGGTTACCGGCACCATGGAAATTTCAGGATTCACGAAAATGCAAGATAGCTCGGATAATGTCGGCAACCCCGACTGGTTGAACAGTATCCGCTGGACCGAAGACGGTCTGGTGCCGGCCATCGCCCAGGACGCCGAGACCGGCGACATCCTGATGATGGCCTGGATGAATGCAGAATCCCTGCGGCTGAGCGCCGAGGAAGGCCATGCCGTCTACTGGTCCCGTTCCCGGGGCAAATTGTGGCGCAAGGGTGAGACGTCCGGGCACCAGCAGGTCATCCGCGACATCAGGCTCGACTGCGACAACGACGTGGTACTGCTTAAGGTGGATCAGAAAGGCGGCATCGCCTGCCATACCGGCAGACGCAGCTGTTTTTACCGGTCCCTGGAAGACGGCCAGTGGGTGGAAAAAGATCCCGTGCTCAAGGATCCGAACCGCATTTACGGCAGTAAGTAAGGAGCTCTGACAGTGAACGATGTACTGGAAAATCTGGCCCGGGTTCTGGAGGCCCGCAAGGAGGCGGATCCGGAAACCTCCTACGTGGCCAGCCTCCACGCCAAGGGCCTGAACAAGATTCTGGAAAAGGTGGGCGAAGAGTGCACCGAAACCCTGCTCGCGGCCAAGGATGCCGAGCGTTCCGGAGAGACCCGGGAGCTGGTGTGCGAAACCGCGGATCTCTGGTTCCACAGCCTGGTCATGCTTTCGAGACTGGGACTGGGCCCCAAGGACGTGCTGGACGAACTCGCCAGCCGGTTCGATCTCTCGGGACTCGAGGAAAAGGCGTCGCGGAACCGGTAACGGGCATACCACTAACGGGGGGTTTCCGCCGGTCGCTTCTGTTAACGTACAATGACATAAAACAGCAACATCATATGAGGACCCCTCCATGGGTATCAGCATCTGGCAACTACTAATCGTACTCGGCATTGTCATTCTGTTGTTCGGAACCAAGAAACTGCGCAATATCGGCAGCGACCTGGGTGGCGCCATCCGTGGCTTCAAGAAGTCCATGAATGACGACGACACCAAGTCCGAAGGCGAAAACGCCAAGGCCGGTAGCCAGGAATCACTGGAAGGCAAGGAAGGCGAGCAGCAGCAGGCTGCCGCCGATGACAAGGCCCGGGACAAGTCCCACAGCTGAGACCAGGCTGAATGTTCGATATCGGCTTTCTTGAGCTGCTGATCTGCGGCGTTATCGCGCTGTTGGTGCTTGGCCCCGAGCGCCTGCCGACTGCTGCCCGTGCTGCCGGCCGCTGGGTCGGTGGCGCCCGCAGGATGGTCAGCCAGTTCACCTCGGAACTGGACCGCCAGCTCAAGGCCGACGAGCTCCGGGAGGAACTTCGCAAGGCGGGCGACGTGGGCATCGACGACGTCCAGAAAACCGTGCGTGGCGCCCTGGACGAGGCGAAGAAGTACGAGCACATGATTCTGCCGGAGAGCGAAACCCGCAAGCCCCGACCCGCACCAGCCACCCGCCGGGTGGCCGCCGACAGGGACACTGGCAGCTCAGCCGATCAGAACCGGGCCGCTGCCAGCGAAGCCTCGTCCCAGTCCGGCACGGACAGCCACGAACAATCCGGCACGGACGGCCACGAACAAACCGACAACAAAACACCCCAGAGTCCGCCGGATAACCGTTCATGAATGCAAAACCCGACGGCAGCCAGATGCCTCCGGACCAGCAGGAAATGCCCCTGATCGAGCATCTGCTCGAGCTGCGCAACCGTCTGCTGAAAATGGTGCTGGCAGTGCTGATCTGCTTTGCCGCCATCTATCCGTTTGCCAACGAGCTGTATCTGTGGCTGTCCGAGCCGATTCGCTCGCTGCTGCCGGTGGGTCAGACCATGATCGCAACGGACGTAACCTCGCCGTTCTTCGCGCCCCTGAAACTGGCGCTGGTGCTGGCGGTGTTTGCCGCCATTCCGATCATCCTCTACCAACTCTGGAGCTTCATCGCCCCCGGGCTCTATGCCCATGAAAAGCGCCTGGCCTTCCCGCTGCTGTTCACCTCGGTGATCCTGTTTTACGCGGGCGCGGCCTTTGCCTACTTTGTGGTGTTTCCGCTGGTGTTCGGGTTCTTTACCGCCATCGGTCCCGAGGGCATTGTTGAACTGCCGGACATCACCAGCTACCTGAACTTTGTGCTGAAGATGTTTTTTGCCTTCGGCGTCGCCTTCGAGATCCCCATCGCCACGGTGCTGCTGATCCTGACCGGCGCCACCACACCCGATGATCTGGCCGCCAAGCGCCCCTACGTGGTGGTGGGCTGCTTTATCATCGGCATGTTGCTGACCCCGCCCGACATCATTTCCCAGACCCTGCTGGCCGTGCCCATGTGGATCCTGTTTGAATTCGGCATCCTCTTCGGGCGGCTGGCAAGACGGGAAGTGGCCGATCCGGAAACCGACGAGCCAAACGGCCAATGAACCTGGCCCTGCTGTTCGACAGCGACTTTGTGGACGCTGATCGCGCGGTATTGAGGGGGCGTCGCCTGACGCACCTGACCTCGGTCATCAAGGTGGCCACCGGCGACCGGGTACCGGTCGGCCGCGTCGATGGCCCGATGGGCACTGGCGAGGTCGTCAGACTCACGGACTCCGAGGCGGAGCTCAGGGTTACCCTTGACCAGCCACCGCCGCCTCCGTTACCGCTTACCCTGGTCCTGGCCATGCCCAGGCCCAAGATGTTTCGACGCATCCTGCAAACCTGCGCCGCCCTGGGCGTAAAGGATCTCTGGCTGATCAACAGCTACAAGGTGGAGAAGAGCTTCTGGCAGACGCCCTGGCTGTCCGAGGACCATCTGCGGGAGAACCTGGTGCTGGGACTTGAGCAGGCAAAGGACACCCGGATGCCCGCCGTGCACATCCGCAAGCTGTTCAAGCCGTTTGTCGAGGACGAATTACCGGCGCTGCTGGCTGGCAAACAGGCACTCGTGGCCCATCCGGGCACGTCGGTGCCCTGCCCGGCACACCTTGAGGAGCCTGCGGTTCTGTGTGTAGGCCCGGAGGGCGGGTTTACCGATTACGAAGTGGGCAAACTGCAAGAAGCCGGCTGTCAGGGGGTGCACCTTGGCCCGCGTATCCTCAGAGTGGAAACCGCGGTTCCGGTGCTGATCAGTCGGCTGTTCGACAGCTGTCTTTAGAATCACTCCGACGCCAGTCTCAGGCGGAGCGTTGCTGCCACCATTTCACCAGAGGCGTAATCACCGCCACCAGAACAGCACCGGCCAGCACCCCGAACAGACCATCCGCCACTGTCGGCAGCAGCAACGCAACCACACCGCTGAACCCCTCGGCGAAGTGGTGAATAGCGTCATACACCGGCGTAAAACCGTGGGTCAGGATACCGCCACCCACCAGGAACATGGCGAGGGTGCCGAGCACCGACAGGGTCTTCATCAGGTAGGGCGCCAGCCAGAGGATACCCGCCCCTATTTTCTGCAGCATTGGGCTGTCGGTCTGGCTCAGGTACAGGCCGCCGTCGTCCAGCTTCACGATCCCCGCCACCAGACCATAGACGCCAACCGTAATAAGCACGGCAACTACCGCCAGCACCAGGAACTGCATACCAATGGTCTGGGTGGTCACGGTGCCCAGGGTAATGGCGATGATCTCGGCGGAGAGGATGAAATCAGTGCGGATGGCGCCCTTGATCTTGTCTTTCTCGACGGCACGCAGATCGACTTCCGGGTTCTTCAGGGCCTCATGGAGCTCGCCCTTGCGCTTCTCGTCTTCCTCCCCGTGCAGGAACTTGTGCGCCAGCTTCTCGAAGCCCTCGAAACAGAGAAAGGCGCCGCCAAGCATCAACAGTGGCGTCACCAGCCACGGCATGAAAAAGCTGATCGCCAGGGCGGCAGGCACCAGAATCGCCTTGTTGATCATTGAGCCCTTGGCCACCGCCCAGACCACCGGCAGCTCCCGGGCGGGTTTTACGCCGGTCACCTGCTGGGCGTTGAGCGCCAGATCGTCGCCCAGAACCCCGGCGGTCTTCTTGGTCGCGGTTTTGGTCATCAGGGCGACGTCGTCCAGCACCGTGGCGATGTCGTCGATCAGAATCAGCAGACTGCTTCCTGCCATGGAAAAGACTCCTGTCGCTGTGTCTTTCTGTCGTTGAAAGGTTCCGAGCCCCTGCGGCTCAGAGGTTCAGCCGTGAAGCCCCATGGCCTCGGCGGCTATGCGATTTTTCACCAGCCCGAGACCGTCGAGCCATCGCAGGCCGGTGTTGCGCAACCAGCGTACTGGCAACTCGTCCCGGGCGAAAAGCTGTTTGAAGCCCTCCATGGCCGCCATCATGGCCAGGTTCTCCCCTTTGCGCCGGCGCTGGTAGCGGGACAGAACCAGCTGGTGGGCGGGATCCAGGCCCGCCTGCCGGGCTCTTGTCAGCTCGCTCATCAGGGCGCGAACATCACCGTAACCCAGGTTGGCCCCCTGACCTGCCAGCGGGTGGATGGTGTGGGCAGCGTCCCCCACCAGGGCAAACCCCGGCAGGATGTAATCCTTGGCGTGGCGCTGGCGAAGTGGGAAGGCAAACCGGCGGGACACCGCCTCGACCGCACCCAGCTCGCGTTCAATGGCCCGCTCAAGCTCGCAGGCAAAGGCGCGATCGTCCAGGGCCATCAGCCGTTGGGCTTCGGTGGTGTCCTGGGACCAGACAATGGAACAGAAATGCTCCTCACCGGTTTCCGGCAACAGCGGCAGGAACGCCAGGGGGCCGGTCTGGGAAAACCGCTGCCATGCTGTATAGCGGTGGCTCTGGCTGGTACGAACCGTACAGACAATGGCCTGCTGGTCGTAGTCCCACTCCCGTGTCGGTAACCCCACCCACTGTCGCAATGGCGAATGAGCGCCGTCACAGCCCACCAGCAGACCAGCCGACAGTGATCGGCCATCCGCCAGATCCAACCGAAACCCCTCCGGATGCCTCTGGCAGCCGACCATCCTTGCGCCATCAAAAAGCGTTACCGTGCTCTCGGTCAGGGCAGAAAACAGGGCCTGTACGATGCGCCGATTCTCGACGATGGTGCCCAGGGCGCGGGTCTGGAGTTCGGCTGCCTCAAACCGGATACGGCCGGTGCCGTCGCCGTCCCAGACTGTCATCGTCTGGTACGGACAGTGGCGACCAGCAATGATATCTGGCCAGACATCCAGCTGTTCCAGCAGACGCTGACTGGCAAGCGACAGGGCACTGACCCTGGGCTCGAAATCGTCAACCGATGCGGCCACATCGGGCGCGCGCACCAGGCTGTCATGGTCAGCGCCCTCTACCAGGCCCACCTGCCAGCCCTGCCGGGACAGGCCGAGGGCCAGGGCCGAACCGATCATGCCACCACCGGCCACCAGGATATCGAAGCTGCCGGACTCACTCATGGCCAATGGTCTCCTGCGGGTGATTGCCGGGCCGGTCGATCACCGCACGCCGCCCGCCCAGTCCCATGGCCTTGCGGGCAAACCAGCGCTTGGCACCGGGCAGCAGATCCAGGCCTACCAGACCGGCATCGCGAGCGGCGACGACCGGCGCCATGGGCTGGCCAAACAGACGTATCAGGGAATCGGAAAACCGCACCGTCTGTTGCCAGTCCTGACGATGCAGGCTCTGGTAGCGGCCCAGCACTTCCAGATCACCAATGCCAAGGCCGTTCTCCTCCGCCAACCGGAACTGCTCAACCAGCGTCATCAGCCCCCGCAGCGCCAGATTGAAACCCTGACCGGCGACCGGGTGCAGCGCATGGGCGGCGTTGCCTACGAGGGCCACGCCCGGGCGCACCGGCTCGGACACCGTGGTCAGGGTCAGCGGGTAATGGTGGCAGGTGCCAATGCGGGTAAACCGGCCAAGCCGCCAGCCAAACCGCTTTTGCAGCCAGCGGCATTTTTCCTCGTCGGACAGCTCAAGCACCTGCCCCAGGGCGTCATCAGACAGGGTCCAGACCAGCGCCGACTGGTGCCCTGCGCGGGCCGGCGAACCGTGGGGCAGCAACGCCATGGGACCGGCCTCGGTGAAGCGCTCGAACGCGGTAAAGTCATGGCTGTCGCTGGTGGAGACATTGGCGATCAGGGCATTCTGGCCATAGCTGTGGCGATCGGGCTGGAACCCGAGTTTCTCCCGCAATCCCGATCGGCCGCCATCGGCCACCACCAGGCATCGGGCGGACATTTCACGGGTGTCATCGCCCTCCGACAGGCGCACCCGAACGCCGCCGGGCATGGGTATCATGTCGGTAACTTCCGCCGGCGCGCGCCACTGCACCCCTGTATCCAGCAGCTCCCGCATCAGGCAAAGGCCCATCCAGCGGTTGTCGGCCACATAGCCCAGGGCCTCCTGGCCGTGGTCGACGGCGTGCAATCGGGTGGCGCCAAAGTGGCCCCGGTCGGAAACGTGAATGTGCTTGATGGGCGTGGCATGCTCGGCCAACCGCTGCCACAGCCCCAGCTCCTCGAAGATCAGGCGTGAGCCCCAGGCAAGCGCCGTGGAACGGGCGTCGTAACTGGGCTGGTAACTCTCGGGCAGGGCATCCGGCGAAAGCGGAAAAGCCTCCACCACCGTAACCCGTAGCGACGGCACCGCCCGGGCCACCGCCAACGCCAAAGTCGCGCCGGCCAGACCGCCGCCGGCAATGATCAGATCGGTATCGAACGTGGCCACCGGGTGTCAGTCCGCCATCAGGGCTTCGATTTCAGCGATGGTCTTCGGCACCGCTTCGGTCAGCACCCGGCAGCCCTCTCTGGTGACCACCACGTCATCCTCAATGCGGATACCGATCCCCCGCCATTTCTCATCAACGCTGGTGTTGTCGGGAGCGATGTAGAGCCCCGGTTCCACCGTCAGAACCATGCCCGGCTCCAACTGGCGCCAGGCTTCGCCCACCTTGTAATCGCCCACGTCGTGCACGTCCAGGCCCAGCCAGTGGCCGGTGCGGTGCATGAAGAACGGCTTGTAGGCCTCGTTGGCGATGGCGTCTTCCAGGGTGCCGGACAGCAAGCCCAGATCAATCAGGCCCTGGGTCAGCACCTCGAGGGCGGCCTCGTGGGGACGATTCCAGTGGTTCTCCGGCGACACCGCCTCGATGGCACGGTACTGGGCCGCCAGAACGACCTCATAAAGGGCGCGCTGCTCCGGGCTGAATTTGCCGCTGATCGGGAAGGTACGGGTAATGTCCGACGCATAACACTGGTATTCGCAGCCGGCATCGATCAGTACCAGATCGCCCTCTTTCAGGGGGGCGCTGTTCTCTATGTAGTGCAGGATACAACCGTTGGCGCCACCGCCCACGATAGAGGGATAGGCGGTGGAACGGGCGCCATGTTCCATGAAGGTATGGATGAGTTCGGCCTCAAGGTTGTACTCGAAACCGCCTCGCCGTGCCCGCTTCATGGCGCGGCAGTGGGCCTCGGCGCTGATCTGGGCGGCCTTGGCCATCACTTTGA
The nucleotide sequence above comes from Marinobacter gudaonensis. Encoded proteins:
- a CDS encoding FAD-dependent monooxygenase; the encoded protein is MSESGSFDILVAGGGMIGSALALGLSRQGWQVGLVEGADHDSLVRAPDVAASVDDFEPRVSALSLASQRLLEQLDVWPDIIAGRHCPYQTMTVWDGDGTGRIRFEAAELQTRALGTIVENRRIVQALFSALTESTVTLFDGARMVGCQRHPEGFRLDLADGRSLSAGLLVGCDGAHSPLRQWVGLPTREWDYDQQAIVCTVRTSQSHRYTAWQRFSQTGPLAFLPLLPETGEEHFCSIVWSQDTTEAQRLMALDDRAFACELERAIERELGAVEAVSRRFAFPLRQRHAKDYILPGFALVGDAAHTIHPLAGQGANLGYGDVRALMSELTRARQAGLDPAHQLVLSRYQRRRKGENLAMMAAMEGFKQLFARDELPVRWLRNTGLRWLDGLGLVKNRIAAEAMGLHG
- the pepP gene encoding Xaa-Pro aminopeptidase, whose product is MNSMIPVKEFAERRRKLMERMAPDSIAIIPAAPERVRNRDVLHPFRQDSDFHYLSGFGEPEAVLALIPGREHGESVLFCKERNPEKELWDGFLVGPEGAIERYGLDDAFPISDIDDILPGMIEGRSRVYYPLGKDDHFDARVMDWVKMIRSKVRSGAHPPGEFVALEHLLHDLRLYKSASEIKVMAKAAQISAEAHCRAMKRARRGGFEYNLEAELIHTFMEHGARSTAYPSIVGGGANGCILHYIENSAPLKEGDLVLIDAGCEYQCYASDITRTFPISGKFSPEQRALYEVVLAAQYRAIEAVSPENHWNRPHEAALEVLTQGLIDLGLLSGTLEDAIANEAYKPFFMHRTGHWLGLDVHDVGDYKVGEAWRQLEPGMVLTVEPGLYIAPDNTSVDEKWRGIGIRIEDDVVVTREGCRVLTEAVPKTIAEIEALMAD
- the ubiH gene encoding 2-octaprenyl-6-methoxyphenyl hydroxylase, which translates into the protein MATFDTDLIIAGGGLAGATLALAVARAVPSLRVTVVEAFPLSPDALPESYQPSYDARSTALAWGSRLIFEELGLWQRLAEHATPIKHIHVSDRGHFGATRLHAVDHGQEALGYVADNRWMGLCLMRELLDTGVQWRAPAEVTDMIPMPGGVRVRLSEGDDTREMSARCLVVADGGRSGLREKLGFQPDRHSYGQNALIANVSTSDSHDFTAFERFTEAGPMALLPHGSPARAGHQSALVWTLSDDALGQVLELSDEEKCRWLQKRFGWRLGRFTRIGTCHHYPLTLTTVSEPVRPGVALVGNAAHALHPVAGQGFNLALRGLMTLVEQFRLAEENGLGIGDLEVLGRYQSLHRQDWQQTVRFSDSLIRLFGQPMAPVVAARDAGLVGLDLLPGAKRWFARKAMGLGGRRAVIDRPGNHPQETIGHE
- a CDS encoding DUF808 domain-containing protein, producing the protein MAGSSLLILIDDIATVLDDVALMTKTATKKTAGVLGDDLALNAQQVTGVKPARELPVVWAVAKGSMINKAILVPAALAISFFMPWLVTPLLMLGGAFLCFEGFEKLAHKFLHGEEDEKRKGELHEALKNPEVDLRAVEKDKIKGAIRTDFILSAEIIAITLGTVTTQTIGMQFLVLAVVAVLITVGVYGLVAGIVKLDDGGLYLSQTDSPMLQKIGAGILWLAPYLMKTLSVLGTLAMFLVGGGILTHGFTPVYDAIHHFAEGFSGVVALLLPTVADGLFGVLAGAVLVAVITPLVKWWQQRSA
- a CDS encoding 16S rRNA (uracil(1498)-N(3))-methyltransferase, with product MNLALLFDSDFVDADRAVLRGRRLTHLTSVIKVATGDRVPVGRVDGPMGTGEVVRLTDSEAELRVTLDQPPPPPLPLTLVLAMPRPKMFRRILQTCAALGVKDLWLINSYKVEKSFWQTPWLSEDHLRENLVLGLEQAKDTRMPAVHIRKLFKPFVEDELPALLAGKQALVAHPGTSVPCPAHLEEPAVLCVGPEGGFTDYEVGKLQEAGCQGVHLGPRILRVETAVPVLISRLFDSCL